A single region of the Jatrophihabitans sp. GAS493 genome encodes:
- a CDS encoding AMP-binding protein, producing MRRLLEQRAAEAPNEIFAIMEQTGEQWSRAETLQRTRAWASALQSLGVGQGDIVGVWLPNGPAALLAYLSITYLGAVYTPFNTGYKAGVLEHVVNNSGARVLIADSRLVDRLDSIERDKLTTLIVVGPQTHTPSGVTVLSDAVLHSGDPLALKDPERPIEPWDPLAIIYTSGTTGPSKGAIASYLLNYLSVLGIPSRPGHRLMLVGPMFHMSGTGIVYNALLNRGSIVMLEAFSTQTFWRDVRRFGITSGTLLGAMTTFLLKEPPGPADRDHTLEQVLMVPLSNDSEEFTRRFGVDVITCYNMTEISTPLVSEVNPRIRGTAGRLRPEFDARIVDSNDIELPDGVAGEVILRCAVPWALSTAYLGSPEASARAWRNGWFHTGDAMRRDAEGNYFFVDRLKDAIRRRGENISSFEVEKEILAHPNVRDAAVVPVPSEFGEDDVLAVVTSTAGATIDPADLIRFLQPRLAHFMIPRYVRVVDELPVTPTNKVEKYRLRAEGVTRQTWDRDKTGLVIKRERLSSAPHP from the coding sequence GTGCGGAGGCTACTAGAGCAGCGAGCCGCCGAGGCTCCGAATGAGATCTTCGCGATTATGGAGCAGACCGGCGAACAGTGGTCGAGGGCAGAGACGCTGCAGCGCACCCGGGCGTGGGCGAGCGCGCTGCAGTCACTCGGCGTCGGGCAGGGCGACATCGTCGGGGTTTGGCTGCCAAACGGACCGGCAGCGCTACTGGCCTACCTTTCGATCACCTATCTGGGTGCGGTCTACACGCCGTTCAATACCGGTTACAAGGCAGGCGTATTGGAACACGTCGTCAACAACTCGGGTGCACGGGTGCTCATCGCAGACAGCCGCCTCGTTGACCGACTGGATTCGATCGAACGCGACAAGCTGACGACGCTGATCGTTGTCGGCCCTCAGACGCACACGCCCTCGGGCGTCACCGTGCTGTCGGACGCGGTCCTCCACTCCGGTGACCCGCTGGCGTTGAAAGACCCGGAGCGTCCAATCGAGCCCTGGGATCCGCTGGCGATCATTTACACCTCGGGTACGACCGGGCCGTCGAAGGGCGCGATCGCTAGCTATCTGTTGAACTATCTGAGCGTGCTGGGAATACCCTCTCGACCGGGGCATCGATTGATGCTCGTCGGCCCGATGTTTCACATGAGTGGCACCGGCATTGTCTACAACGCACTACTCAACCGCGGTTCGATAGTGATGCTCGAGGCATTCAGCACCCAGACGTTCTGGCGCGATGTGCGTCGCTTCGGTATTACGTCGGGCACCTTGCTCGGTGCGATGACGACATTTCTGCTGAAGGAGCCACCCGGTCCGGCAGATCGGGACCACACCTTGGAACAGGTATTGATGGTGCCCCTGAGCAATGACTCCGAAGAGTTCACGCGGCGTTTCGGCGTCGATGTCATCACCTGCTACAACATGACTGAGATCTCGACCCCGCTGGTGAGCGAGGTCAACCCACGTATCAGGGGCACCGCAGGCCGACTGCGGCCCGAGTTCGACGCCCGAATCGTCGACTCCAACGACATCGAACTTCCAGACGGTGTGGCCGGCGAGGTCATACTTCGCTGTGCGGTGCCTTGGGCCCTGTCCACGGCGTACCTCGGCAGCCCGGAAGCTTCCGCACGAGCCTGGCGCAACGGTTGGTTCCACACCGGGGATGCGATGCGTCGCGATGCCGAGGGCAACTATTTCTTCGTCGACCGGCTCAAGGATGCGATCAGGCGCCGAGGCGAAAACATCTCATCGTTCGAGGTGGAGAAAGAGATTCTCGCTCATCCGAATGTGCGTGATGCCGCCGTAGTCCCGGTTCCCAGCGAGTTCGGGGAGGATGACGTGCTGGCGGTAGTCACCTCGACTGCGGGAGCGACCATCGACCCGGCCGATCTGATCAGATTCTTACAGCCGAGGCTCGCGCACTTCATGATTCCACGCTACGTGCGGGTAGTCGACGAACTACCGGTCACGCCAACGAACAAGGTCGAGAAGTATCGGTTGCGGGCCGAAGGAGTAACCAGACAGACGTGGGACCGCGATAAGACCGGACTCGTGATCAAACGTGAACGTTTGAGTTCAGCACCGCATCCCTAG
- a CDS encoding enoyl-CoA hydratase-related protein: protein MTVTTERRGRVLVITLRREAKRNAIDSSITAGIDLALNELDDEPELWCGVLTGGTQVFCAGADLSVGPGSPTERGGIAGIITRSRRTPLIAAVEGLALGGGMELVLCCDLVVAATNASFGLPEARRGLMPDFGGAFRVAKALPANVARELLLTTDNLTAERAERLGFVNMLVEPGKALEGAIALAERVCENAPVAVRESLAIVNATLNADEADDWARSDAAHERLLATEDVAEGIGAFFERRPPTWRNA from the coding sequence ATGACGGTAACCACCGAACGCCGGGGCCGGGTTTTGGTCATCACCCTACGCAGGGAGGCGAAACGCAACGCCATCGATAGCTCCATCACCGCCGGCATCGATCTTGCGCTCAATGAGCTCGACGACGAGCCGGAGTTGTGGTGCGGCGTGCTCACCGGTGGCACTCAGGTGTTCTGTGCCGGCGCGGATCTCTCTGTCGGTCCCGGCTCCCCAACTGAGCGGGGCGGCATCGCTGGGATCATCACCCGGTCGCGGCGCACACCGCTCATCGCTGCGGTCGAGGGTCTTGCGCTCGGTGGTGGCATGGAGTTGGTGTTGTGCTGCGACTTGGTGGTCGCTGCGACCAACGCCTCGTTTGGCCTGCCGGAAGCGCGGCGCGGCCTCATGCCAGACTTCGGGGGCGCGTTCCGAGTCGCCAAGGCGTTGCCCGCCAACGTGGCCCGGGAATTGCTGCTCACCACGGACAACCTCACGGCGGAGCGAGCCGAGCGTCTGGGCTTCGTCAATATGCTCGTCGAACCTGGGAAAGCACTCGAAGGCGCGATTGCCCTCGCGGAGCGCGTCTGCGAAAACGCACCGGTCGCGGTCCGCGAGTCCCTCGCCATCGTCAACGCGACGCTCAACGCTGACGAGGCCGACGATTGGGCCCGATCGGACGCCGCTCACGAGCGCCTGCTCGCTACCGAGGACGTCGCCGAGGGCATTGGCGCCTTCTTCGAACGGCGGCCGCCGACATGGCGCAACGCCTGA
- a CDS encoding acyl-CoA dehydrogenase family protein: MNREWPAAARELELGLRDALDDLGAVNLARAAEADPTIREKQLKPALEAQGVLELDPFGDEDEAAAAVLAARALGAVMAPWPIAATLAAQRLDADALYVVDGAVRHLEHANLATSAIAVGFDGAGARICVSGDNASARLDPFGTPVTLGDPAQVDASAVKMRLVLDAFYASGAMNTATSLAARYALDRRQFGKSIGQFGEIRWRLADMTVANDGLGELAAFTWYLLRSGTATTADVLALRVGMLETIDTVLKNGHQIFGAIGLCEEHDLVVIDRHITSLRVRPAGATRTAELLLEAINKVGFDAIYPVPARR, encoded by the coding sequence GTGAACCGGGAATGGCCCGCGGCAGCGCGTGAGCTCGAGCTCGGGCTTCGCGACGCCCTCGACGATCTCGGGGCTGTGAATCTTGCTCGGGCAGCCGAAGCCGACCCGACCATCCGAGAAAAGCAGCTCAAACCGGCACTAGAAGCTCAGGGCGTTCTCGAGCTAGACCCCTTTGGCGACGAAGACGAAGCCGCCGCGGCGGTCCTGGCAGCTCGCGCCCTCGGTGCGGTGATGGCGCCCTGGCCCATCGCTGCCACCCTCGCAGCACAGCGGCTTGATGCCGACGCCCTCTATGTGGTCGATGGGGCGGTCAGGCATTTGGAGCATGCCAACCTGGCCACCTCGGCTATTGCGGTGGGATTTGACGGAGCGGGCGCGAGAATCTGCGTGTCAGGGGACAATGCGTCGGCACGACTCGATCCGTTCGGAACTCCCGTCACGCTCGGCGATCCCGCTCAGGTCGACGCGTCGGCGGTGAAGATGCGTCTCGTGCTCGACGCCTTCTACGCCAGCGGGGCCATGAATACTGCGACGAGTCTCGCGGCGCGGTACGCGCTCGATCGACGGCAGTTCGGCAAGTCGATCGGCCAGTTCGGAGAGATTCGCTGGCGCCTGGCCGACATGACGGTGGCCAATGACGGTCTCGGCGAACTCGCGGCGTTCACCTGGTACTTGCTTCGGTCCGGCACCGCGACGACAGCCGACGTGCTGGCGCTGCGCGTGGGCATGCTCGAGACGATCGATACCGTGCTGAAGAACGGTCATCAGATATTTGGCGCAATCGGCCTCTGCGAGGAACACGACCTCGTTGTGATCGACCGACACATCACCTCGCTGCGGGTCCGCCCCGCTGGCGCCACCCGTACGGCCGAACTGTTGCTCGAAGCGATCAACAAGGTGGGCTTTGACGCCATCTACCCGGTGCCGGCTCGCCGCTGA
- a CDS encoding AMP-binding protein, with translation MVDTVIATLAERVRQDADVDMVSCGQDWRSVGDVYRRARRIAAGLFELGVRPGERVASMMSNRDEAVDLFFACNFLGAIYVPLNVFLKGEFLRYQLADAEPRVVIADRAGLPLIRQATAGEQFRNCLVVALDDGDVGRIHFAELDVDGEQHWPDPTLDDISCLLYTSGTTGMPKGCIIGNGYLVNMCRAHQHFGWFTRDDTSLCPLPLYHGFALSALMDALVGGCRVAFDPEFSASGLLDRARELGATQLFGVGAMATALLATPTRPDDHHHQIDRAIFIPLSPQIRTQLERRFGVRAICEGYGQTEVVPATMGVGGDVTDTGRASAGRAVPWLDVQVLDEVGHVLPAGQTGEIVVRPREPYSMFSGYWRKEVETLAAWQDLWHHTGDLGFFDDDSRLFFVDRKKDALRRRGENVSSVELEQAILRHPAVVAAAAHAVPAGSNEDDIKVCLVLEADAVIAPADLFRFFSSNLPYYAVPRFVEIVDELPTNAVGRVLKHKLRDRWDSPATVDLKKLGLVVGRDARR, from the coding sequence ATGGTTGATACGGTCATCGCCACTCTCGCCGAGCGCGTGCGGCAGGACGCCGATGTCGACATGGTGTCGTGTGGTCAGGATTGGCGCAGTGTCGGCGACGTCTACCGGCGGGCCAGGCGTATCGCCGCGGGTCTGTTCGAGCTCGGCGTCCGCCCAGGGGAGCGTGTTGCCTCAATGATGAGCAACCGTGACGAGGCCGTCGACCTCTTCTTTGCCTGCAACTTCCTCGGCGCGATCTACGTTCCGCTCAACGTCTTTCTCAAGGGTGAGTTCCTGCGCTACCAGCTGGCCGATGCCGAGCCGCGGGTTGTCATCGCCGATCGAGCCGGACTGCCACTCATTCGGCAAGCAACGGCCGGCGAGCAGTTTCGCAACTGCCTCGTGGTGGCGCTCGATGATGGCGACGTCGGCCGGATCCACTTCGCCGAGCTCGACGTCGATGGCGAGCAGCACTGGCCCGACCCGACGTTGGACGACATCTCATGTCTTCTCTACACGTCCGGAACCACCGGCATGCCGAAAGGGTGCATCATCGGTAACGGCTACCTGGTGAACATGTGCCGGGCCCACCAGCACTTTGGCTGGTTCACCCGCGACGACACGTCTCTGTGTCCCCTGCCGCTGTACCACGGGTTCGCGCTCAGCGCCCTGATGGATGCCCTCGTCGGTGGCTGCCGGGTCGCTTTTGATCCCGAGTTCAGCGCGTCAGGTTTGCTCGACCGCGCCCGCGAGCTCGGAGCGACGCAGCTGTTCGGCGTCGGTGCGATGGCGACCGCGCTACTGGCAACGCCGACGCGGCCTGACGATCACCACCACCAGATCGATAGGGCGATCTTCATTCCACTGTCGCCGCAGATCAGAACCCAACTCGAGCGGCGCTTCGGTGTGCGCGCGATCTGTGAGGGATATGGTCAGACGGAGGTTGTGCCGGCGACAATGGGCGTCGGCGGTGACGTGACCGACACCGGACGAGCCAGTGCCGGGCGTGCCGTGCCGTGGCTTGATGTTCAGGTCCTCGACGAGGTCGGGCACGTATTGCCCGCGGGCCAGACAGGTGAGATCGTCGTCCGCCCCCGCGAACCCTATTCGATGTTCTCCGGATATTGGCGCAAGGAAGTCGAGACGCTCGCAGCCTGGCAAGACCTGTGGCACCACACGGGCGACCTCGGTTTCTTCGATGATGATTCGCGGTTGTTCTTCGTTGACCGAAAGAAGGATGCGCTGCGACGGCGCGGTGAAAACGTCTCCTCGGTCGAGCTGGAGCAGGCCATTCTGAGGCATCCGGCGGTGGTCGCTGCGGCTGCACACGCCGTGCCTGCGGGCAGCAACGAGGACGATATCAAGGTATGCCTTGTGCTCGAGGCCGACGCCGTGATTGCGCCGGCAGATCTGTTCAGGTTCTTCAGCTCAAACTTGCCTTACTACGCAGTCCCACGGTTCGTCGAGATCGTGGACGAACTACCCACCAACGCGGTGGGCCGCGTGCTGAAGCACAAACTGCGTGACCGGTGGGACTCGCCGGCAACGGTGGACCTGAAGAAGCTGGGTCTCGTTGTCGGAAGGGATGCGCGCCGATGA
- a CDS encoding acyl-CoA dehydrogenase family protein, translating into MDYDLGESAAALRARLRHILADLLPEGWAGPFKSDPAVQKVTRNVCERLGAERLLTISWPQEYGGAAASEWEQAVLREEMWAHFEPRGAQYMGLSWVGPTIMHFGTPEQKAQHLPPIASGQVIWAQGFSEPESGSDLGSLSLAATPDGDGWCLNGQKIWTSYANIADWYFVAARTSRAEGVKTDGISIFIIPMSRTGVTVRPIDSMMGEQHLNEVFFDDVRVERAELLGKLNRGWDVIKYVLGHERIGIPRYARDERVLSALAEVDDVSQGACGVAFARALVHARTARLLNYRAVSERERGTLTDLHASTARIASILLDQEVAELALDTVGAAALAPDPRAGVLGLIEDVFRYSRSATIASGTIEVQRMIVARARMAQVSS; encoded by the coding sequence ATGGACTACGACCTGGGCGAATCGGCCGCCGCGCTGCGTGCGCGGTTGCGTCACATACTCGCCGACCTGCTGCCGGAAGGATGGGCCGGTCCATTCAAGAGCGATCCTGCCGTGCAGAAAGTGACCCGAAACGTCTGCGAACGTCTGGGTGCTGAGCGGCTTCTCACGATCAGCTGGCCGCAGGAGTATGGCGGTGCTGCCGCCAGCGAATGGGAACAGGCCGTGTTGCGCGAAGAGATGTGGGCGCATTTCGAGCCCCGAGGTGCGCAGTACATGGGGTTGAGCTGGGTGGGACCGACAATCATGCACTTCGGCACCCCGGAGCAGAAAGCGCAGCATCTTCCGCCGATCGCCAGTGGGCAGGTGATCTGGGCCCAGGGCTTCAGTGAACCGGAGTCCGGAAGTGATCTCGGTTCGCTGTCTCTGGCGGCGACGCCCGACGGTGACGGGTGGTGCCTGAACGGCCAGAAGATATGGACGTCGTATGCGAACATCGCGGACTGGTACTTCGTCGCGGCCCGCACCAGCCGAGCTGAAGGCGTCAAGACGGACGGCATTTCGATCTTCATCATCCCCATGTCGCGTACGGGCGTCACCGTGCGGCCGATCGATTCGATGATGGGAGAGCAACACCTCAACGAGGTCTTCTTCGATGACGTTCGGGTCGAGCGTGCCGAACTGCTCGGCAAACTCAATCGAGGCTGGGACGTCATCAAGTACGTGCTCGGACACGAGCGTATCGGCATCCCGCGCTACGCTCGCGACGAGCGCGTGTTGTCTGCGCTAGCTGAGGTAGACGACGTGAGCCAAGGTGCCTGCGGGGTGGCGTTCGCCCGTGCCTTGGTGCACGCGCGGACAGCGCGGTTACTGAACTATCGTGCGGTATCCGAGCGGGAGCGCGGGACACTGACCGACCTGCACGCGTCGACCGCGCGCATCGCGTCGATCCTGCTCGATCAGGAAGTCGCAGAACTCGCCCTCGACACGGTCGGGGCCGCCGCGCTGGCCCCCGATCCACGAGCTGGTGTGCTCGGCCTGATCGAAGACGTATTCCGGTACTCGCGTTCTGCGACGATCGCATCTGGAACCATCGAGGTGCAGCGCATGATCGTCGCCCGGGCCCGCATGGCGCAGGTGAGCTCGTGA
- a CDS encoding crotonase/enoyl-CoA hydratase family protein: MGDVLVEHRDGIAIITINRPESRNAVNRAVSDAATAAIDELDARSDLVVGIITGAGGFFSAGMDLKAFLAGEKVADETRGMLGFTQTPTQKPLIAAVEGPALAGGCEIALACDLIVAAEDSIFGIPEVKRGLVAAGGGLLRLPRRIPQAVAMELALTGDPISAADALRIGLINSVTPAGGALDGALALAKRITANGPLAVAASREIVRRASDWSMDEGWEESKRIYAPIFSSADASEGALAFAEKRRPSWQGR; encoded by the coding sequence ATGGGCGATGTCCTCGTTGAGCATCGCGACGGTATTGCGATCATCACGATCAACCGTCCCGAGTCTCGGAACGCGGTCAACCGTGCCGTCTCCGACGCTGCAACCGCGGCGATCGATGAACTCGATGCCCGGAGTGACCTCGTCGTCGGCATCATCACCGGCGCCGGTGGCTTCTTCAGCGCCGGGATGGACCTTAAGGCCTTCTTAGCCGGCGAAAAGGTCGCGGATGAGACACGCGGCATGCTCGGTTTCACGCAAACCCCCACCCAGAAGCCGCTCATCGCCGCGGTCGAGGGCCCGGCTCTAGCGGGTGGCTGCGAGATCGCGCTCGCCTGTGACCTGATCGTCGCCGCCGAAGATTCGATCTTCGGCATTCCCGAGGTCAAACGCGGTCTCGTCGCTGCCGGTGGCGGCCTGCTCCGCCTGCCCCGACGCATTCCCCAGGCGGTGGCCATGGAGCTCGCTCTCACCGGTGATCCGATCTCCGCCGCCGACGCCCTGCGCATCGGGCTTATCAACTCCGTCACGCCCGCCGGCGGGGCCCTCGACGGCGCGCTCGCTCTGGCGAAGAGAATTACCGCCAATGGTCCACTGGCCGTTGCCGCGTCCCGCGAGATCGTGCGGCGGGCGAGTGACTGGAGCATGGACGAGGGCTGGGAAGAGTCGAAGAGAATCTACGCACCGATCTTCAGTAGCGCGGACGCTTCCGAAGGAGCACTGGCCTTCGCAGAGAAGCGCCGGCCGTCCTGGCAGGGCCGCTAG
- a CDS encoding PaaI family thioesterase produces MSEPMTQKLDVRSGANAEPSNGVNDGLVPVYRPTTLTPDALREQDEVYGALTQAVRGLNEAQLRTEVDPDLVRVVTAQIESITARLLVRARAASFGLELGHDGGAREHGNPVLGLRNPFAAALGENAMFWGEKDAYAELELGPLYEGPPGLVHGGVLALLLDQLFTEAAAAAGMPAMTVNLVVNYRRPTPLGTVGMRAWLESIDGAKRRLKATVYDPEGNVTTESECLLVLPKAIEAGNLWPKRPPRPR; encoded by the coding sequence ATGAGTGAGCCGATGACGCAGAAACTCGACGTCCGGAGCGGCGCGAACGCCGAGCCCTCGAACGGGGTCAACGACGGCCTCGTGCCCGTGTACCGGCCGACCACGTTGACCCCGGATGCCCTGCGGGAGCAGGACGAGGTCTATGGCGCACTGACGCAGGCGGTCCGCGGGCTGAATGAGGCTCAGTTGCGCACCGAGGTCGATCCCGACCTGGTGCGTGTGGTCACCGCCCAGATCGAAAGCATCACCGCCCGCCTGCTCGTCCGGGCCCGCGCGGCGAGCTTCGGCCTCGAACTCGGTCATGACGGCGGCGCCCGCGAACATGGCAACCCCGTCCTGGGACTGCGCAACCCGTTCGCCGCCGCATTGGGTGAAAACGCAATGTTCTGGGGCGAGAAGGACGCCTACGCCGAGCTCGAACTCGGTCCCTTGTATGAGGGTCCCCCGGGATTGGTGCATGGCGGTGTTCTTGCGTTGCTTCTCGACCAGCTCTTCACCGAAGCGGCTGCGGCTGCGGGAATGCCGGCGATGACGGTGAATCTTGTGGTGAATTACCGGCGACCCACTCCCCTGGGCACCGTCGGAATGAGAGCCTGGCTGGAGAGCATTGACGGCGCCAAGCGCCGGCTAAAGGCCACCGTGTATGACCCTGAGGGGAACGTGACGACCGAGAGCGAATGCCTGCTCGTGCTGCCCAAGGCAATCGAGGCCGGCAACCTCTGGCCGAAGCGTCCACCACGGCCGCGCTAG
- a CDS encoding nitronate monooxygenase family protein encodes MIQTSFTQLFGIDHPITCGGMTGAGTAELISAVANAGALGFLAALTQPSPEALVKEIERTRDLTDRPFGVNLTILPMIGNVNYDEYRAAIVESGIKVVETAGANPEPHMADFKAAGIKVIHKATSVRHAVTAERVGVDVISIDGFECAGHPGEDDVPGLVLIPAATQALTIPVIASGGIADGRGLAAALALGAVGVNMGTRFLATTESPVHVNVKQQIVRNTERDTLLVFREFHNTARVVRNAISEQIVERSRRPGASFADVAELASGERGRTAVLAGGDMDGGVWWASQAQGLIHDIDTCATVVETIIADAQASITRLHDLIKL; translated from the coding sequence ATGATCCAAACCTCGTTTACGCAGCTTTTCGGCATCGACCATCCGATCACGTGTGGCGGGATGACCGGGGCCGGCACGGCCGAACTCATCTCCGCGGTCGCCAATGCCGGAGCGCTAGGGTTTCTTGCCGCCCTCACGCAACCGTCGCCCGAGGCATTGGTGAAGGAGATCGAGCGAACCCGCGATCTCACCGACCGGCCGTTCGGGGTAAACCTCACGATATTGCCGATGATCGGCAACGTGAACTACGACGAGTATCGGGCTGCGATCGTCGAATCAGGTATCAAGGTCGTCGAGACCGCAGGGGCTAACCCAGAACCACACATGGCGGACTTCAAGGCCGCTGGGATCAAGGTGATCCACAAGGCGACCAGTGTGCGCCATGCCGTGACCGCCGAACGTGTCGGCGTCGATGTGATCAGCATCGACGGCTTCGAGTGCGCCGGTCATCCCGGCGAGGACGATGTTCCCGGCCTCGTCCTCATCCCGGCCGCCACCCAGGCTCTGACGATCCCGGTCATCGCCTCAGGCGGGATAGCCGACGGCCGCGGTCTGGCTGCGGCGCTGGCTTTGGGCGCGGTGGGAGTGAACATGGGCACCCGGTTCCTCGCTACCACCGAGTCGCCGGTGCACGTCAACGTAAAGCAGCAGATCGTACGCAATACCGAGCGCGACACACTGCTTGTGTTTCGCGAGTTCCACAACACTGCCCGTGTGGTGCGCAACGCCATCTCGGAGCAGATCGTAGAGCGGAGCCGGCGGCCAGGTGCCAGCTTCGCCGACGTCGCCGAACTGGCCTCCGGCGAACGCGGCCGCACTGCGGTACTCGCGGGTGGGGACATGGATGGCGGAGTCTGGTGGGCCAGCCAAGCCCAGGGACTCATCCATGACATCGACACCTGCGCCACGGTCGTGGAGACAATCATCGCCGACGCGCAGGCGAGCATCACCCGCCTTCACGATCTGATCAAGCTCTAG